From the Actinomycetes bacterium genome, one window contains:
- a CDS encoding CsbD family protein codes for MGADDKTQNKVEEISGDAKERIGGATGDDEMRREGERDQSKANLKQAGEKVKDALR; via the coding sequence ATGGGTGCCGACGACAAGACTCAGAACAAGGTCGAGGAAATCAGCGGTGACGCCAAGGAGCGCATCGGCGGAGCCACCGGCGACGACGAGATGCGCCGCGAGGGCGAGCGTGACCAGAGCAAGGCCAACCTCAAGCAGGCCGGCGAGAAGGTGAAGGACGCCCTCCGCTGA